In Agromyces archimandritae, one genomic interval encodes:
- a CDS encoding aminotransferase class V-fold PLP-dependent enzyme, whose amino-acid sequence MGSIGIASGQGLGAEERRWMPASPGGPARSAPPGGAPAGRPAVPITPLAVLADSGLEVPVLGGGAAQHTNLDLAASAPALAGVARHVASVLPWYSSVHRGSGFASETATALVEGARASIGERLGARPDDLVVFTRNTTDALALLAGAVPGETVVLDIEHHANLLPWERYGRRVVRAAPTIAETLAAVDAELARRPAALVSVTGASNVTGELLPLERFAAVAHAHGARLAVDAAQLVPHRAVDLAAAGIDYLAASGHKAYAPYGAGVLVGRADWLDAALPYLAGGGAVERVDLDRTRWKTGPERHEAGTPNVLGITAFARALDELAALGDARLAHEEALTARLRDGLAALPGVRLLRGFDDAEDAVGIAAVELERGRVGLIAGALAAEHGVSVRAGRFCAHPFFDRIAARSNGLRASIGVGTSSADVDRFLTALGGLLADGPRHAYERGPDGWRPAHDDRPRPDFAA is encoded by the coding sequence ATGGGCAGCATCGGGATCGCGAGCGGGCAGGGACTCGGGGCGGAGGAGCGCCGCTGGATGCCCGCGTCGCCCGGCGGACCCGCGCGGAGCGCGCCGCCCGGCGGCGCCCCGGCGGGCCGGCCCGCAGTGCCGATCACGCCGCTCGCGGTGCTCGCCGATTCGGGGCTCGAGGTTCCGGTGCTCGGCGGCGGGGCGGCGCAGCACACGAACCTCGACCTCGCGGCATCCGCCCCCGCCCTGGCCGGCGTCGCCCGGCACGTCGCGAGCGTGCTGCCCTGGTACTCCAGCGTGCACCGGGGGTCGGGGTTCGCCTCGGAGACGGCAACGGCGCTCGTGGAGGGCGCACGGGCATCCATCGGCGAACGGCTCGGCGCCCGCCCCGACGACCTCGTCGTCTTCACCCGGAACACCACCGACGCCCTCGCCCTGCTCGCCGGCGCCGTGCCCGGCGAGACCGTGGTGCTCGACATCGAGCACCACGCGAACCTGCTGCCGTGGGAACGCTACGGTCGTCGCGTCGTGCGCGCCGCGCCGACGATCGCAGAGACCCTCGCCGCGGTGGATGCCGAACTCGCCCGCCGCCCCGCGGCGCTCGTGTCGGTGACCGGCGCCTCGAACGTCACCGGCGAGCTGCTGCCGCTCGAGCGCTTCGCCGCCGTCGCCCACGCGCACGGTGCACGCCTCGCGGTGGATGCCGCCCAGCTCGTCCCGCACCGTGCCGTCGACCTCGCCGCGGCCGGCATCGACTACCTCGCCGCCTCCGGCCACAAGGCGTACGCGCCCTACGGCGCCGGCGTGCTCGTCGGGCGCGCGGACTGGCTCGACGCCGCCCTGCCCTACCTCGCCGGCGGCGGCGCCGTCGAACGCGTCGACCTCGACCGCACGAGATGGAAGACCGGGCCGGAACGCCACGAGGCCGGCACCCCGAACGTGCTCGGCATCACCGCGTTCGCGCGCGCCCTCGACGAGCTCGCCGCCCTCGGCGACGCCCGCCTCGCGCACGAGGAAGCCCTCACGGCGCGGCTCCGCGACGGACTCGCCGCACTGCCCGGGGTGCGGCTGCTCCGCGGATTCGACGACGCCGAAGACGCCGTCGGCATCGCCGCCGTCGAACTGGAGCGCGGCCGCGTCGGCCTCATCGCCGGCGCCCTCGCCGCCGAGCACGGCGTCTCGGTGCGGGCCGGGCGCTTCTGCGCGCACCCCTTCTTCGACCGCATCGCCGCCCGCTCGAACGGGCTGCGGGCGAGCATCGGGGTCGGCACCTCTTCTGCCGACGTCGACCGCTTCCTCACCGCCCTCGGCGGGCTCCTCGCCGACGGCCCCCGGCACGCCTACGAACGCGGCCCGGACGGCTGGCGCCCCGCGCACGACGACCGCCCCCGCCCGGATTTCGCCGCCTGA
- a CDS encoding PadR family transcriptional regulator — translation MPRQQLSRTERDLVALSVLALLTTGPRHPYDLHRFLVDTRKDFVTGLPRSLYHAVGKLADAGLIAPAGTEQHGSRPERTVYALTDAGRAELRRRVALLLATPDPDATLTYAALSYMGVLGRGDAVTALRARLASLDLALAQLKTDLAEAAELPEILLVEADFEGARLRAERAWVARLIDRLVSGELAWAPPPPPVE, via the coding sequence ATGCCGCGGCAGCAGCTCAGCCGAACCGAACGCGACCTCGTCGCCCTCAGCGTGCTCGCGCTGCTCACGACCGGCCCCCGGCATCCGTACGACCTGCACCGTTTCCTCGTCGACACCCGCAAGGACTTCGTCACGGGGCTTCCGCGCAGCCTCTACCACGCGGTCGGCAAACTCGCCGACGCCGGGCTCATCGCCCCCGCCGGCACCGAGCAGCACGGCAGCCGCCCCGAACGCACCGTCTACGCCCTCACCGACGCCGGCCGCGCAGAACTCCGCCGGCGAGTCGCGCTGCTGCTGGCCACCCCGGACCCCGACGCGACGTTGACGTACGCCGCGCTCTCCTACATGGGCGTGCTCGGTCGGGGCGACGCCGTGACCGCGCTGCGGGCCCGCCTCGCATCCCTCGACCTCGCGCTCGCGCAACTGAAGACCGACCTCGCGGAGGCGGCCGAGCTGCCCGAGATCCTCCTCGTCGAAGCCGACTTCGAGGGCGCCCGCCTCCGCGCCGAGCGTGCCTGGGTCGCCCGCCTCATCGACCGCCTCGTCTCGGGCGAGCTCGCCTGGGCGCCGCCGCCCCCGCCGGTCGAGTAG
- a CDS encoding SGNH/GDSL hydrolase family protein — protein MFDSYVAIGDSFTEGVGDELPDGSVRGWADLVALGLAQAAAPEPVRYANLAIRGKKLGPIIDEQLDAAIALKPAVLSFNGGGNDILRPRMSVETVAGRFRDAIERIRAADIHVLMLSGANPSANLPLGGVFDGRGNELTAALRDVGEQPGVTFVDNFSDRGLRDIRYWSADKLHLNAAGHARVASNVLTALGVPVPPEWGVAEVAAEPPGPKARNTAAYYREYVLPWIGRRLTGRSSGDGRAAKRAELDPVELEAAG, from the coding sequence ATGTTCGACTCGTACGTCGCCATCGGCGACAGTTTCACCGAGGGCGTCGGCGACGAGCTGCCCGACGGCAGTGTGCGCGGCTGGGCGGATCTCGTCGCGCTCGGCCTCGCGCAGGCCGCCGCCCCCGAGCCGGTGCGGTACGCGAACCTCGCGATCCGCGGCAAGAAGCTCGGCCCCATCATCGACGAACAGCTCGACGCGGCGATCGCCCTGAAGCCCGCGGTACTGAGCTTCAACGGCGGCGGCAACGACATCCTGCGCCCGCGCATGTCGGTCGAGACGGTCGCCGGGCGCTTCCGCGACGCGATCGAGCGCATCCGCGCCGCCGACATCCACGTGCTCATGCTCTCGGGAGCGAACCCGTCGGCGAACCTGCCGCTCGGCGGCGTCTTCGACGGGCGAGGAAACGAGCTCACCGCCGCGCTCCGCGACGTCGGGGAGCAGCCCGGCGTCACCTTCGTCGACAACTTCTCGGACCGCGGCCTCCGCGACATCCGCTACTGGTCGGCCGACAAGCTGCACCTGAACGCCGCCGGCCACGCCCGCGTCGCCTCGAACGTGCTCACCGCCCTCGGCGTGCCCGTGCCGCCCGAGTGGGGCGTCGCCGAGGTCGCCGCCGAACCGCCGGGGCCGAAAGCGCGCAACACCGCCGCCTACTACCGCGAATACGTTCTGCCGTGGATCGGCCGCCGCCTCACCGGCCGCTCCTCAGGCGACGGCCGCGCCGCCAAGCGCGCCGAGCTCGATCCGGTGGAGCTCGAAGCGGCCGGCTGA
- a CDS encoding DUF998 domain-containing protein, which produces MEESEHRRRIRTVEPLAVVRRTVQSASRVEAGALIAGAVAAALGFLGGLAVAWGRRLPLSGIDSLGEYVAIGGALLSAAGFVAGYLVQGRSGGSRYAQRTGRPARILDVTALTLTHAALVVMLATGVFFVLQEAFIGATLYTLPSALIAGGVGAVTAYYGYLSASAIDAASVANLLAVFLVGGVLTSMLNADDPHWWEANISALGIARGFSGYSFTVTVVLGGIILTTLARFIGGELDEWGRGRGPATARGIRLTTWALIAIGVCLIGVGLVPVDLSEPVHNTFATGMVLVYVALVVGLRWLLPGFPNAFLIAGYGFLVIIAVSALLFIPFGYYNLTAVELIASALIFTWLIVFIRNITASAKDREHAGP; this is translated from the coding sequence GTGGAGGAATCTGAACACCGGCGACGCATCCGCACCGTCGAACCGCTCGCCGTCGTGCGCCGCACCGTGCAGTCCGCGTCCCGCGTCGAAGCCGGGGCGCTCATCGCCGGCGCCGTCGCGGCCGCGCTCGGCTTCCTCGGCGGCCTCGCCGTCGCCTGGGGCCGGCGCCTGCCGCTCAGCGGCATCGATTCGCTCGGCGAGTACGTCGCGATCGGCGGCGCGCTGCTGTCGGCGGCCGGATTCGTCGCCGGCTATCTCGTGCAGGGCCGCTCGGGCGGCAGCCGATACGCGCAGCGCACGGGCCGGCCGGCGCGCATCCTCGACGTCACCGCGCTGACGCTCACGCACGCCGCCCTCGTCGTCATGCTCGCGACGGGTGTGTTCTTCGTGCTGCAGGAGGCGTTCATCGGAGCGACCCTGTACACGCTGCCGTCGGCCCTCATCGCCGGCGGCGTCGGCGCCGTGACCGCCTACTACGGGTACCTCTCAGCATCCGCCATCGACGCGGCGAGCGTGGCGAACCTGCTCGCCGTCTTCCTCGTCGGCGGCGTGCTCACGAGCATGCTGAACGCCGACGACCCGCACTGGTGGGAGGCGAACATCTCCGCGCTCGGCATCGCCCGCGGCTTCTCCGGGTACTCGTTCACGGTCACCGTGGTGCTCGGCGGCATCATCCTGACGACCCTCGCGCGCTTCATCGGCGGCGAACTCGACGAGTGGGGCCGCGGCCGCGGGCCCGCGACGGCACGCGGCATCCGCCTGACGACGTGGGCGCTGATCGCGATCGGCGTGTGCCTGATCGGGGTCGGCCTCGTGCCGGTGGATCTGTCGGAGCCGGTGCACAACACCTTCGCGACCGGCATGGTGCTCGTCTACGTCGCCCTCGTCGTCGGGCTCAGGTGGCTGCTGCCGGGCTTCCCGAACGCGTTCCTCATCGCCGGGTACGGGTTCCTCGTGATCATCGCGGTGTCGGCGCTGCTGTTCATCCCGTTCGGCTATTACAACCTGACCGCGGTGGAGCTCATCGCTTCGGCGCTGATCTTCACCTGGCTCATCGTGTTCATCCGCAACATCACGGCCTCGGCGAAGGATCGCGAGCACGCCGGGCCGTAG
- a CDS encoding PucR family transcriptional regulator has protein sequence MFPTLRTLLARPELALALLTPEAELPEGAVDAAVGWAHPSELGDPTPFLDAGHLLLTTGTAFREGGGPDLDAEFADDYVRRLRAAGVAALGFGSGVVRPVPPELVDACLRHGLPLVEVPYRVPFIAIARTVADLIDDARHERQRWSLAAQRAISRAALRRDGLSATIDELARQLGSWVGLVGVGGGIDREAPAGRLSAAQLTAVTDAARELLARRRRGSRVIDADGVRVELQTLGAGDALRGVLAVGESPELDAAGRDLVDAVIALAGFALEQHRDLGRVETRLRTRLLPGILAGDAAADAVAAELWGALPPGPLRVAVAADPGESEPALERLGSGEGRFHARDAGRIVLVCAPGDDAPARLAAALDTAVGVSGAEPRERLALARDEAERALAAAGAPGVHEAGGGLRALASTPEARRLARAELAPLALADPDGVLLRTLRTWLEHGAQYDAAARELGVHRHTVRNRVAAAERALGRELSSFPARAELWAALVAAGPPPLPPVE, from the coding sequence ATGTTCCCCACGCTCCGCACCCTGCTCGCACGCCCCGAGCTCGCCCTCGCGCTCCTCACCCCCGAAGCCGAGCTGCCCGAGGGCGCCGTCGACGCCGCCGTCGGCTGGGCGCACCCCTCCGAACTCGGCGACCCCACCCCGTTCCTCGACGCCGGGCATCTGCTGCTGACCACCGGCACCGCGTTCCGCGAAGGCGGCGGCCCCGACCTCGACGCCGAGTTCGCCGACGACTACGTGCGGCGGTTGCGCGCCGCCGGCGTCGCCGCGCTCGGCTTCGGCTCGGGGGTCGTGCGACCCGTGCCGCCCGAGCTGGTGGATGCGTGCCTGCGGCACGGGCTGCCGCTCGTCGAAGTGCCCTACCGGGTGCCGTTCATCGCGATCGCGCGCACCGTCGCCGACCTCATCGACGACGCCCGGCACGAACGGCAGCGCTGGTCGCTGGCCGCCCAGCGCGCCATCTCGCGCGCCGCCCTGCGCCGCGACGGGCTCTCGGCCACGATCGACGAGCTCGCCCGACAGCTCGGCTCATGGGTCGGCCTCGTCGGCGTCGGCGGCGGCATCGACCGCGAAGCACCCGCCGGGCGCCTCTCGGCCGCACAGCTGACCGCCGTCACCGACGCCGCACGCGAGCTGCTCGCCCGCCGCCGCCGCGGCAGCCGCGTCATCGACGCCGACGGCGTCCGCGTCGAACTGCAGACCCTCGGCGCCGGCGACGCCCTCCGCGGCGTCCTCGCCGTCGGCGAGAGCCCCGAACTGGATGCCGCCGGCCGCGACCTCGTGGATGCCGTGATCGCCCTCGCCGGCTTCGCCCTCGAACAGCATCGCGACCTCGGCCGCGTCGAAACCCGGCTGCGCACCCGGCTGCTGCCCGGCATCCTCGCCGGCGACGCCGCAGCCGACGCCGTCGCCGCCGAACTCTGGGGCGCCCTGCCGCCCGGGCCGCTGCGGGTCGCCGTCGCCGCCGACCCCGGCGAATCGGAGCCGGCGCTCGAGCGGCTCGGCTCGGGCGAGGGCCGCTTCCATGCTCGGGATGCCGGGCGCATCGTCCTCGTCTGCGCCCCCGGCGACGATGCGCCCGCCCGCCTCGCCGCCGCACTCGACACCGCCGTCGGCGTCTCGGGCGCCGAACCCCGCGAACGGCTCGCGCTCGCCCGCGACGAGGCCGAGCGCGCCCTCGCGGCCGCCGGCGCCCCCGGCGTGCACGAGGCCGGCGGGGGGCTGCGCGCCCTGGCATCCACCCCCGAAGCCCGACGGCTCGCACGCGCCGAACTCGCCCCCCTCGCCCTGGCCGACCCCGACGGGGTGTTGCTGCGGACGCTCCGCACCTGGCTCGAGCACGGCGCGCAGTACGACGCCGCCGCGCGCGAGCTCGGGGTGCACCGCCACACCGTGCGCAACCGGGTCGCAGCCGCCGAGCGCGCCCTCGGGCGCGAGCTCTCGAGCTTCCCCGCCCGCGCCGAGCTCTGGGCGGCGCTCGTCGCCGCGGGCCCGCCGCCCCTGCCGCCGGTCGAGTAG
- a CDS encoding SgcJ/EcaC family oxidoreductase, with translation MDDMQTGANSAQQSGGADALARPTASTDGVLAALDEIRAAWDAGDASAYAGRFTEDASYVIFAGLHDLGRESIRRTHVPVFGKWQKESRMTMRVLDLRFLSADVAVVLTEGHVGTGPRPPRRFDKVQTFVMVRRGGEWMCAAFQNTKRNRLFAWVNRLADRR, from the coding sequence ATGGACGACATGCAGACCGGCGCGAACAGCGCGCAGCAGTCCGGGGGTGCGGATGCCCTGGCGCGCCCCACGGCATCCACCGACGGCGTGCTCGCCGCCCTCGACGAGATCCGCGCAGCCTGGGACGCGGGCGACGCATCCGCCTACGCCGGGCGCTTCACCGAGGACGCGAGCTACGTCATCTTCGCGGGCCTCCACGACCTCGGGCGCGAGAGCATCCGCCGCACGCATGTGCCCGTGTTCGGCAAGTGGCAGAAGGAGTCACGGATGACGATGCGGGTGCTCGACCTGCGTTTCCTCTCGGCCGACGTCGCCGTCGTCCTCACCGAGGGGCACGTCGGCACGGGCCCCCGCCCGCCGCGTCGCTTCGACAAGGTGCAGACCTTCGTCATGGTGCGCCGGGGCGGCGAGTGGATGTGCGCGGCCTTCCAGAACACGAAACGCAACCGGCTCTTCGCCTGGGTCAACCGCCTCGCCGACCGGCGCTGA
- the pstS gene encoding phosphate ABC transporter substrate-binding protein PstS gives MSRARRSARTRSALAAVAATLLLAGCAVNEQGDQWSELEGTLDGAGSSAQGAAQDAWIAGFQRQNARVTVNYDPAGSGAGREQFLVGAVGYAGSDSALSAKEQEGELARCRGGAGAVNLPLYLSPIALAYHVPGVDELRLDAAAVAGIFTGDIEYWNDPALAALNPDADLPELRISAVHRSDDSGTTRNFTEYLADAAPEAWPHEPADAFPVSNGEAAQGNSGIAAVIRDGVGVIGYVDASRAVGLDVASLAVGDGFVAPTADSAAAIIDASPMEAGRADDDLVVDVQRDASEGEVYPLVLVSYVIACREYADPDEGELVRAYLEWAASAEGQQQAAADAGSAPLSEGMAERVRAVVDAIR, from the coding sequence GTGTCTCGCGCCCGTCGTTCCGCCCGCACACGTTCCGCCCTCGCCGCAGTCGCGGCGACCCTGCTGCTCGCCGGCTGCGCCGTCAACGAGCAGGGCGATCAGTGGAGCGAACTCGAAGGCACGCTCGACGGGGCCGGCTCCTCGGCGCAGGGCGCCGCGCAGGACGCGTGGATCGCCGGCTTCCAGCGGCAGAACGCCCGCGTCACCGTGAACTACGACCCCGCGGGTTCCGGCGCCGGCCGCGAGCAGTTCCTCGTCGGCGCCGTCGGCTACGCCGGCAGCGACTCCGCGCTCTCCGCGAAGGAGCAGGAGGGCGAGCTCGCCCGCTGCCGCGGCGGGGCGGGCGCCGTGAACCTGCCGCTGTACCTCTCCCCCATAGCGCTCGCGTACCACGTGCCCGGCGTCGACGAGCTGCGCCTCGACGCGGCCGCCGTCGCCGGCATCTTCACCGGCGACATCGAATACTGGAACGACCCGGCCCTGGCCGCCCTGAACCCCGACGCCGACCTGCCCGAGCTCCGCATCTCGGCCGTGCACCGCTCCGACGACTCCGGCACCACCCGCAACTTCACCGAATACCTCGCCGACGCCGCACCCGAGGCGTGGCCGCACGAGCCCGCCGACGCCTTCCCCGTCTCCAACGGCGAAGCCGCGCAGGGCAACTCCGGCATCGCCGCCGTCATCCGCGACGGGGTCGGCGTCATCGGCTACGTCGACGCATCCCGCGCCGTCGGCCTCGACGTCGCCTCGCTCGCCGTCGGCGACGGATTCGTCGCCCCGACCGCGGACTCGGCCGCCGCGATCATCGACGCCTCCCCCATGGAGGCGGGCCGCGCCGACGACGACCTCGTCGTCGACGTGCAGCGCGACGCCAGCGAGGGCGAGGTCTACCCGCTCGTGCTCGTCAGCTACGTCATCGCCTGCCGCGAGTACGCCGACCCCGACGAGGGCGAACTCGTGCGCGCCTACCTCGAGTGGGCTGCGTCCGCAGAGGGGCAGCAGCAGGCCGCGGCGGATGCCGGATCGGCACCCCTCTCGGAGGGCATGGCCGAGCGCGTGCGCGCCGTCGTCGACGCGATCCGCTGA
- a CDS encoding NAD-dependent succinate-semialdehyde dehydrogenase — protein MALSETEQNVLANVPNRLFIGGEWVDAEGGATMEVADPATGEVIATIASASPADGIRALDAAVAVQDEWAATAPRERGELLRRAFDALMARKEEFALLMTLEMGKPLAEARGEVAYGGEFLRWFSEEAPRISGRYGLNPEGTGRMIVSQRPVGPSFFITPWNFPLAMATRKIAPALAAGCTVVIKPASLTPLTTIAFVRLLEEVGLPKGVVNVVTSKSSGALSGPIIADPRLRKLSFTGSTEVGRKLMEQSAQGILRTSMELGGNAPFVVFDDADLDKAVEGAMLAKFRNIGQACTAANRFIVHAAVAEEFATRVTERVEAMKVGRGTEDGVSIGPLIDDDAVHTTAELVADAVERGATVRIGGQAPDGAGSFYLPTVLSGVAPGSRILSEEIFGPVLGIATFETEDEAVALANSTEYGLVSYVFTESLGRGHRMIDRLATGMMGLNTGLVSNAAAPFGGIKQSGIGREGGLEGIHEYLDTKYTLVPVS, from the coding sequence ATGGCCCTCAGCGAAACCGAGCAGAACGTGCTCGCCAACGTCCCGAACCGTCTCTTCATCGGCGGCGAATGGGTGGATGCCGAAGGCGGCGCCACCATGGAGGTCGCCGACCCCGCCACCGGCGAGGTCATCGCGACGATCGCGTCCGCAAGCCCCGCCGACGGCATCCGCGCCCTCGACGCCGCCGTCGCCGTGCAGGACGAGTGGGCCGCGACCGCCCCGCGCGAGCGCGGCGAACTGCTGCGCCGCGCCTTCGACGCGCTCATGGCGCGCAAGGAGGAGTTCGCGCTCCTCATGACGCTCGAGATGGGCAAGCCGCTCGCCGAGGCGCGCGGCGAGGTCGCCTACGGCGGCGAGTTCCTCCGCTGGTTCAGCGAGGAGGCGCCGCGCATCTCCGGCCGCTACGGCCTGAACCCCGAGGGCACGGGGCGGATGATCGTCTCGCAGCGGCCCGTCGGCCCCTCCTTCTTCATCACGCCGTGGAACTTCCCGCTCGCGATGGCGACCCGCAAGATCGCCCCCGCGCTCGCCGCCGGCTGCACCGTCGTCATCAAGCCGGCCTCGCTCACCCCGCTCACGACGATCGCGTTCGTCCGCCTCCTCGAAGAGGTCGGCTTGCCCAAGGGCGTCGTGAACGTCGTCACCTCCAAGAGCTCCGGCGCCCTCTCGGGACCGATCATCGCCGACCCGCGCCTGCGGAAGCTGAGCTTCACCGGCTCGACCGAGGTCGGCCGCAAGCTCATGGAGCAGTCCGCGCAGGGCATCCTCCGCACCAGCATGGAGCTCGGCGGCAACGCCCCGTTCGTCGTCTTCGACGACGCCGACCTCGACAAGGCCGTCGAAGGCGCGATGCTCGCGAAGTTCCGAAACATCGGCCAGGCCTGCACCGCCGCGAACCGCTTCATCGTGCACGCCGCGGTCGCCGAGGAGTTCGCCACGCGCGTCACCGAGCGCGTCGAGGCCATGAAGGTCGGCCGCGGCACCGAGGATGGCGTCTCGATCGGCCCGCTCATCGACGACGACGCCGTGCACACCACCGCCGAACTCGTCGCCGACGCCGTCGAGCGCGGTGCGACCGTGCGCATCGGCGGGCAGGCGCCCGACGGCGCGGGATCCTTCTACCTGCCGACGGTGCTCTCGGGCGTCGCGCCCGGCAGTCGCATCCTCAGCGAGGAGATCTTCGGACCGGTGCTCGGCATCGCGACCTTCGAGACCGAGGACGAGGCGGTCGCGCTGGCCAACTCCACCGAGTACGGCCTCGTCTCGTACGTGTTCACCGAATCGCTCGGCCGCGGCCACCGCATGATCGACCGCCTCGCCACCGGCATGATGGGCCTGAACACGGGCCTCGTCTCGAACGCGGCGGCCCCGTTCGGCGGCATCAAGCAGTCCGGCATCGGTCGCGAGGGCGGCCTCGAGGGCATCCACGAGTACCTCGACACGAAGTACACGCTCGTCCCCGTGTCGTGA